TAATTTGAGGGTAACTCATATTACTTAAATTAATATTTACTTGAGGAGGGATCTGTCTCAATTTTCTTGCAACCAAATCCTGTTTAAAAACATCACATCCATTTCTACTTTCCACACTTGCTAAGTTTAGACCATTCCAAATATGTTCTTCTGGATTATTTGAAATAAGATACTCTTCATGCCTAAGAGGATTTTCGAGCTCAAATAATTTTTTGTATTCCTCATATAAAGCCCACAATTCGGTACCAATTTCTCCAATATCTTCATTTTCAGCATCTTTAACTTGTTTAAGCCCTAGATATTCTTTTGCTTCAGTTCGGTTAATAGCATGTGAATGTGAATAAATTTCTGATGATATTTTTTTAACAATAGCTTTGTTTTCTACTTCAGTGAAAGGTTCCGATCTAGTATTTAATAATCTTTAAGCTACAAGTTTTGTTTGATCTAATAATCTACTAGTCTGCCCTAATGCTAAAGGGTGGACATTATTTCTATTTTCTTCCTATTTTTTAATAAAAACTTTATATATTCTTTTTTTGTTGATAATTTAATTTTCCACCGCAATGACATGCATCAAAATCTTCTAAAGATTCTCCATCTTCTAATATAACTCATATTTTCATTTTATTTTTTCGTTCATGATCTTTTTTTGTAATTCAACTTTTAGTTCTCTGATAAATTTCAAAAAATATTTTAAAAACTTCGAATGCTGTTGCCAATGCAAATGCTATCATCATAACAATCAATGCAAATATCACACCTAAAGATACAAGATTATGACTGAAACTAAGAGGGAATATTATATAGAAGGTATAGACTGCTATTAATCCTAATATATTCATAAAAACTTTCAATAGATGACGGAACCATGATGGATCGTAAAATAGAAATAGTATATTACCTATAATTGCAGATCCAATTGCTAGGTTAAATGCCCAGAGAACTTGACTGAATGTGGCTGATATGAATGAAAGATTCCAATTCATGATATTGTTAGCAATATAAAGTATGATTAAGTTTGCAATTATTGCAAAGATATATTCAGATTTAATAACTGCTTTTTCTTTCATCAAACCATTTTTAATGTTTTTAACGAAATCTTTAGAATCATTCTTATTTTTAACTTTATCATTTGAACTGTCACTCAAAGCAATCAACCCCCTAATATTATTTTCTCTTTATAAGTATTCTGTTGTTGATAAAGAGGTATTGTAAATAATTACATGTAAAATATACAAAATTATCTCAAATGATATATTAGAAATACATTTAAAAGTAGTATAAAATGTTGATTAAATTATTTATTTTTATTTTAATATATTTGGTTAAAATTAATAGAATATTTTAAAAAAAATAGAGCGGGCCCGACGGGAATTGAACCCGCGGCAACTCGGTTAAGAGCCGAGCGCTCTGCCAGACTGAGCTACGGGCCCCGAAAAAACCAATACCATAATAATGTTGTATATTTCCACATTACATGTGATTTCCACATTATAATAGTACAGGCTTTTTAATCATATTGAATCTTCTATTTAAATAGTTTTGTTTTTGATCCTATAGTAAATGCAATTGCGTAAAGGTCTTTTTCCCATTTATTTTAGAACTTCGATTAATTAGTTAAATTCATTATTGTGATTAATTTATGGATTAATTCTTATCACATTTTGGGGTGTTACAATCATGTTGATCTTTTGATCATGGGATTCACTAGGAACATCTTCAATTATCTGTATATCATGTACTGTGCTTACAACAGGTGTATTAAATTTTATAGAACCTATATCAAGTAGATGTGATATTTCCATGTCTCCATATCCGCCACCTTTGCCCAACCTACCACCAGATATGTCAACAGCAACCGAACCCTCAACCACCATATCAACAACTGGAAATGATTTTACTTCTGTTCCATATTTTAATGCTCCTTTAATGGTTGCTGCTTCTTTTTTATGTTCTTCAACATATTTTGGGTTAATTATAATGTAACCATTTAATAGTTTAGGTGATGCCATGATCAGAGTTTTACCATCAATAAGACAGTTTTCACGAACTTTTATCTGGGCTGTATCTGGACTGACGAATATTATAACTGATTTTTTCCATTCACATGTGTTTCTAAGCATTTCTGCAGCATGTTTTGATCCATTAAAGTCAGGTATTCTTCCATAAGAATCTGATCTTGAGATGCTTTGTTTTATCATCTCTTTCCAAATCATCTTTCTTACAGATTCCTTTGTATCTACAAACATTAGGCACACCAATAAATTATAAAATATTTAGAAGGAATAATGGTTTAAATTCCAGTCAATTATAATTAGATATGTATAATCCATTAATACTTTTAATTTAATACATT
This sequence is a window from Methanobacterium sp. SMA-27. Protein-coding genes within it:
- a CDS encoding 5-formyltetrahydrofolate cyclo-ligase — encoded protein: MFVDTKESVRKMIWKEMIKQSISRSDSYGRIPDFNGSKHAAEMLRNTCEWKKSVIIFVSPDTAQIKVRENCLIDGKTLIMASPKLLNGYIIINPKYVEEHKKEAATIKGALKYGTEVKSFPVVDMVVEGSVAVDISGGRLGKGGGYGDMEISHLLDIGSIKFNTPVVSTVHDIQIIEDVPSESHDQKINMIVTPQNVIRINP